The Amycolatopsis mongoliensis genome includes a window with the following:
- a CDS encoding bifunctional 3'-5' exonuclease/DNA polymerase, with amino-acid sequence MQVIAGREEDGSYTVDAPSSTATGLDAAGFAALARELETSLRPRWVFPSVALVYPVLVAAGLRVERCYDLALAEGLLLAYEGLEGQSRSLRAAWARANGEEPPPDSAAVELAQPTLFETRVPTLPEGVTVVTAVRRVLAEQERRVAAAEHPDRLRLLLAAESASALAAAEMSADGLPWRADLHEELLVSRLGPRVRAGERPKVLVELAAKISEAFGGRPVNPDSPPSVVKALARAGIEVSAARKYLLKGIDHPAVGPLLEYKELSRLYTANGWAWLEEWVTDGRFRPHYVVGGVVSGRWASRGGGALQIPKVLRTCVRADPGWKLVVADAAQLEPRVLTALSGDRRLADVAAATDLYARLGEALFSGARWVPAADDDRDDRARAKIAMLSAMYGGTSGEAGPLLALLRQRFPDAVSYVEHAAQAGERGERVRSRLGRTSPAPSAAWRALTGGLASDEAAELKARRASRGWGRFTRNFVVQASAADMTAVMLATLRRRLPAPAHLVFFQHDEVIVHTPAELAEEVSAAITDSVTEAARMLFGPACPVRFPLHIAPVDTYADAK; translated from the coding sequence GTGCAGGTGATCGCGGGGCGGGAGGAGGACGGGAGCTACACCGTGGATGCGCCGTCGTCGACGGCGACCGGCCTGGACGCCGCGGGGTTCGCGGCGCTGGCCCGGGAGCTGGAGACGTCGCTCCGGCCGCGCTGGGTGTTCCCGTCGGTCGCGCTGGTGTACCCGGTGCTCGTGGCCGCCGGGCTGCGGGTCGAACGCTGCTACGACCTGGCGCTGGCCGAGGGGCTGCTGCTGGCGTACGAGGGTCTGGAAGGGCAGTCGCGAAGCCTGCGCGCGGCGTGGGCCAGGGCGAACGGCGAGGAACCGCCGCCCGATTCGGCGGCCGTCGAGCTCGCACAGCCGACGCTGTTCGAGACGAGGGTGCCGACGCTGCCCGAGGGCGTGACGGTCGTCACGGCGGTCCGGCGCGTGCTCGCCGAGCAGGAGCGGCGGGTGGCCGCGGCCGAGCACCCGGACCGGTTGCGGCTGCTGCTGGCCGCGGAGTCGGCGAGCGCGCTGGCCGCGGCGGAGATGTCGGCCGACGGCCTGCCGTGGCGCGCCGACCTGCACGAGGAGCTGCTGGTGTCCCGGCTCGGCCCGCGGGTGCGGGCCGGGGAGCGGCCGAAGGTGCTGGTGGAGCTGGCGGCGAAGATCAGCGAGGCGTTCGGCGGGCGGCCGGTCAACCCGGACTCGCCGCCGAGCGTGGTCAAGGCGCTCGCCCGGGCCGGGATCGAGGTGTCGGCGGCGCGGAAGTACCTCCTGAAGGGCATCGACCACCCCGCGGTGGGGCCGTTGCTGGAGTACAAGGAGCTGTCCCGGCTGTACACGGCGAACGGCTGGGCCTGGCTCGAAGAGTGGGTCACCGACGGCCGGTTCCGCCCGCACTACGTCGTCGGCGGGGTGGTGTCCGGACGCTGGGCCAGCCGCGGCGGCGGGGCGCTGCAGATCCCGAAGGTGCTGCGCACGTGCGTGCGCGCGGACCCGGGCTGGAAGCTGGTGGTGGCCGACGCGGCCCAGCTGGAGCCGCGGGTGCTGACGGCGTTGTCGGGCGACCGCCGGCTGGCCGACGTCGCGGCGGCGACGGATCTGTACGCGCGGCTCGGCGAGGCGTTGTTCTCCGGTGCCCGCTGGGTCCCGGCCGCCGACGACGACCGGGACGACCGGGCCCGGGCGAAGATCGCGATGCTCTCGGCGATGTACGGCGGCACGTCCGGCGAGGCGGGGCCGCTGCTGGCCCTGCTGCGCCAGCGGTTCCCGGACGCGGTGTCCTATGTGGAGCATGCCGCCCAAGCGGGCGAACGCGGTGAGCGCGTCCGCTCGCGGCTGGGCCGGACTTCACCCGCGCCGTCGGCCGCGTGGCGGGCGTTGACCGGCGGGCTGGCTTCGGACGAAGCCGCGGAGCTGAAGGCCCGCCGCGCTTCCCGGGGCTGGGGCCGGTTCACGCGCAACTTCGTCGTCCAGGCCAGCGCGGCCGACATGACGGCGGTGATGCTGGCGACGCTGCGCCGCCGCCTCCCGGCCCCGGCCCACCTGGTGTTCTTCCAGCACGACGAGGTCATCGTCCACACCCCGGCCGAGCTGGCCGAGGAGGTGTCCGCGGCGATCACGGACTCGGTGACGGAGGCGGCCCGCATGCTGTTCGGCCCGGCCTGCCCGGTCCGCTTCCCGCTGCACATCGCCCCGGTCGACACCTACGCCGACGCGAAGTGA